The Mauremys reevesii isolate NIE-2019 linkage group 7, ASM1616193v1, whole genome shotgun sequence genome includes the window AGAGTGAGGGGTGGGACCTttatgggatggggaggggtccCAGCAGCTCCAGTGACTATGGTCTCCCCCTTTGGCAGTTGCTGGTACTGTAGGTTCCCCCAATGACTCTGTCTCCCCCTCCTGGCAGCTCCTGTTGCTGCGGGGTTATGCCTTTAACCACTCTGCGGATTTTGAGACGGTGCGGATGATGAAGGAGAAGCTTTGCTACGTGGGGTACAACATTGAGCAGGAGCAGAAGCTGGCTCACGAGACCACAGTGCTGGTGGAGTCCTACATGGTAAGGGAGCTGCTAGGGGTGTGTTTCTGCTTGGTGGATGGGTGGGTCACTCCTTCCCCACTGAGAGACCCTTGCTGGGATGGTGGGGACCTTAGCATAGTGGGGCTGGGAGTTAACACCCCATTGGAATGCCTGGGGCGATTCGCCCACTTCAAGCAATcagctcaggctctctgcagactcaggcagtgtTGCTGATGGGCTCTCCCTCTGCTCGTCCCCCAGCTGCCGGATGGGCGCGTGATCAAGGTGGGGGGTGAGCGATTTGAGGCACCTGAGGCCCTATTCCAGCCCCACCTCATCAATGTGGAGGGTGTGGGTGTGGCTGAGCTGCTCTTCAACACCATCCAGGCGGCTGATATCGACACCAGGTGAGCaagggggcaggaggtggagccTGGAGCCCTTCCCCCGACACTGGGccactgcaggggggctgccaCCCTAGAAGGCAAGACCATTGGtggggattttgtgtgtgtgtgagatggtaGGGGAGGTGATGGTATTATTGGGGATTGAGAGGTTGTTGGTGGATCCCAGGGGGCTGattggaggggtttgctggggagatcctagggtgttgggaggtgagtggaGGCAATCACTGGAGTAAGCCTGTTGGGAGGGATCCTGGTGGAAGTTGTTTGGGGGttgagtggggagctgggagttgggAGGGTGAGTGGAGATCctaggggtgcagtggggctgagCCTCGAGGACCCCTCCCACGGGGTATTGTCTGTCTCACTCCATCCCTCTCCTCAGGGCAGAGTTCTACAAGCACATTGTGCTGTCAGGCGGCTCCACCATGTACCCGGGCCTGCCTTCCCGGCTGGAGCGTGAGATCAAACAGCTCTACCTGGAGCGGGTGCTCAAGGGCGATGTGGAGAAGCTGTCGGTGAGTGGGCACCTTGTGGGGTGCATGGGCACTGCCCCACTAGACCCTAGCTCTTGCAATGGGCATGGGGCCTACAGTCTCCTCCCTGGATGGGACAGGCCAGCTcagctccccagtgccacccacaATCCATTGCAGCTGACCTgtgtggggggccaaggaggccCCTGCTGTGCGAGGTGGATTTGCCCAGGGGTGATGCAGGGGTTCAGAAAAAGCTCTTCTGGCCTGAAAatccaggggtgaaatcctgatcccattgacCCTGTGCCTGAGACCACTTGGGCTCCTCCCATAGCCAAGGGGGCAGAGCCTCTTCTCCTGGCTGTGGGTTTGAATCCTGGGGATCCCGTTTTTAATAAATGGTCTTCTCTCCCCCTGCAGAAATTCAAGATCCGGATCGAGGACCCACCGCGGCGGAAGCACATGGTATTCCTGGGGGGCGCTGTGTTGGCCGACATCATGAAGGACAAGGATACCTTCTGGCTGCAGCGAGCCGAGTACCTGGAAAAGGGGACGCGCAtcctggagaagctgggggtcactGTGCGATAGGGATGCCcccgtctctccccccccccactatctCTGCTGCCCCATCTCTTCATTAACCCTTTCCTCCCTGTCAATATTGCCTTGATTCTGCCTTTCTAACGGGCCAACCAATCACAGGGCTTCTTTTGGGAACTTTTTTCCCCCGGGGGGAGGGAATAATCATGGTACCAGGGGATTGGGTCCGAGTGTagtgggaaaagggaggaggtgtctCTCTCATAGGCCCAGGGCACTCTCGGTCCCAATTCCTGGGCTCTGCCCT containing:
- the LOC120369118 gene encoding actin-related protein 2-B-like, with amino-acid sequence MDSQGRRVVVCDNGTGFVKCGFAGSNFPEHIFPALVGRPIIRSTARVGNIEIKDLMVGDEASELRSMLEVNYPMENGIVRNWDDMKYLWDYTFGPEKLNVDPRSCKILLTEPPMNPTKNREKIIEVMFETYQFEGVYIAIQAVLTLYAQGLLTGVVVDSGDGVTHICPVYEGFSLPHLTRRLDIAGRDITRYLIKLLLLRGYAFNHSADFETVRMMKEKLCYVGYNIEQEQKLAHETTVLVESYMLPDGRVIKVGGERFEAPEALFQPHLINVEGVGVAELLFNTIQAADIDTRAEFYKHIVLSGGSTMYPGLPSRLEREIKQLYLERVLKGDVEKLSKFKIRIEDPPRRKHMVFLGGAVLADIMKDKDTFWLQRAEYLEKGTRILEKLGVTVR